One Polypterus senegalus isolate Bchr_013 chromosome 10, ASM1683550v1, whole genome shotgun sequence DNA segment encodes these proteins:
- the hirip3 gene encoding HIRA-interacting protein 3, with translation MAELGQLRKFVQAQLRNTADLSTLTQAIIRKRYQTFSGCESLSTEDRRLLKKIVEEELLKMQASSSSDDEPLINKIATLTKRKRTSDEDGDNDGHGRNSDRKRVCPNRPESPDSGIERPRKEDSEAEEERRRVNPDLLTPEDDEGITRKVKKKGAAELSKKGADKKKVSEGRPVGEEEEGRKKKKTRVDSDEDEGTESDASSEEEAVGSKAGRRKPAKADSKKTMGKKAKLHSEEEREKRKMKTTTKTYSQSDSEEEEEKKVQARKKTKLDNKNILNRSQKADSESDSEEEEEKEKEKKPPVRKKGKPEVKKANSESDSEEEEKRPPVRKKGKPETKKANSESDSEEEEGGKLASSTSESEEDEDKKLGMGTGENVKESASLEMPGHQSDSDSSSSLPSLDEEERRPVKSTTEADKKKSEKGPPKSKKRTGDRGPPGEEDPAIARLKRYITACGARRNYKKLFDGCKSKKSKIEVLKQELEKLGVHGNPSLEKCKKAKLRREEKEELAALDLGNIIETAGRPRRRSVANSWEETGPPCREDYHKGLASDSDHRGKKRLTQWANLKGIISDDGDSD, from the exons CACTCTGACCCAGGCCATCATTCGGAAGCGCTACCAGACCTTCAGTGGATGTGAGTCACTGAGCACGGAGGACCGGAGGCTCCTGAAGAAAATTGTGGAGGAGGAGCTCCTGAAGATGCAG GCCAGCAGTTCAAGTGACGACGAACCTCTGATAAATAAAATCGCTACGCTCACCAAGCGAAAGCGAACCTCCGATGAGGACGGCGACAACGATGGCCATGGCAGGAATTCTGACCGCAAGCGGGTGTGCCCGAACCGACCAG AGTCGCCAGATTCGGGGATTGAACGGCCCAGGAAAGAAGACAGCGAAGCAGAGGAAGAGAGACGGCGGGTAAACCCTGACCTCTTAACACCCGAGGATGACGAGGGGATTACACGGAAGGTGAAGAAGAAGGGCGCGGCTGAGCTAAGCAAGAAAGGCGCTGACAAAAAGAAGGTGAGTGAGGGCAGGCCAGTGGGCGAAGAGgaggaaggaagaaagaagaagaaaaccaggGTAGACAGTGATGAAGATGAGGGGACAGAAAGTGACGCAAGCAGTGAGGAAGAGGCAGTAGGGAGTAAAGCGGGGAGGCGGAAGCCGGCCAAAGCAGACAGCAAGAAAACAATGGGGAAGAAGGCTAAATTACACAGTGAGGAAGAGCGGgaaaagaggaagatgaagacgacaacaaaaacctacagccaatCAGAcagcgaggaggaggaggaaaaaaaggTGCAAGCGAGGAAGAAGACTAAATTAGACAATAAGAACATTTTAAATAGGTCACAGAAGGCAGACAGCGAGTCAGAcagtgaggaagaggaggagaaggagaaggagaaaaagCCACCAGTGAGGAAGAAGGGAAAACCTGAGGTTAAGAAGGCAAACAGCGAGTCAGacagtgaggaggaggagaaaaggcCACCGGTGAGGAAGAAGGGAAAACCTGAGACTAAGAAGGCAAACAGCGAGTCTGACAGTGAGGAAGAGGAGGGAGGGAAGCTGGCATCCAGCACATCTGAGAGTGAAGAGGATGAGGACAAGAAGCTCGGAATGGGGACTGGTGAGAACGTGAAGGAGAGTGCGTCCCTTGAGATGCCAGGCCATCAGTCCGACAGCGACTCCTCGTCCTCCTTGCCATCTTTGGATGAAGAGGAGAGAAGGCCAGTGAAGAGCACGACCGAGGCCGACAAGAAGAAGAGTGAAAAAGGCCCGCCTAAAAGCAAG AAGCGCACTGGTGATCGAGGCCCGCCTGGCGAGGAAGACCCTGCCATCGCGCGCCTGAAGCGCTACATCACGGCCTGCGGGGCGCGCCGCAACTACAAGAAGCTCTTTGATGGCTGCAAGAGCAAAAAATCCAAGATTGAGGTGCTGAAGCAGGAGCTCGAGAAGCTGGGTGTTCACG GAAATCCCAGTCTGGAGAAGTGCAAGAAGGCCAAGCTGCGGCGCGAGGAGAAGGAAGAGCTGGCGGCGCTGGACCTCGGCAACATCATCGAGACGGCAG GTCGGCCTCGCCGGAGGTCCGTAGCCAACAGCTGGGAGGAGACGGGACCACCCTGCCGGGAAGACTACCACAAGGGTCTAGCATCCGACTCGGACCACCGAGGCAAGAAGCGGCTGACCCAGTGGGCCAACCTGAAGGGAATCATCAGCGATGATGGTGACAGTGACTGA